The following coding sequences lie in one Phycicoccus duodecadis genomic window:
- a CDS encoding DUF4193 family protein has product MATDYDAPRVREGEDEKNDTLVELDAARSRTTTDLLEEDTEATDGLTLPGADLSDLSLEVHVIPQQADEFSCIGCFLLVHRSQESKPGTHLCRDCAA; this is encoded by the coding sequence ATGGCCACTGACTACGACGCTCCCCGGGTACGCGAGGGCGAGGACGAGAAGAACGACACCCTCGTCGAGCTCGATGCCGCCCGCTCCCGCACGACCACCGACCTCCTCGAGGAGGACACCGAGGCGACCGACGGCCTGACGCTGCCGGGTGCCGACCTCTCCGACCTCTCGCTCGAGGTCCACGTCATCCCCCAGCAGGCCGACGAGTTCTCCTGCATCGGGTGCTTCCTCCTGGTGCACCGCTCGCAGGAGTCCAAGCCCGGCACGCACCTCTGCCGCGACTGCGCTGCCTGA
- a CDS encoding DUF47 domain-containing protein, whose protein sequence is MGFRLTPQDPTFYALFATSAQQLVEGARELTLLLGADADEREDILRRMHDIEAASDEATHEIIRRVAGSFVTPFDRADMHTLAIALEQCVDLMEAAVDLIVLYQVDEVLPRVAKQVEIISRMAELTVDAMPRMRSLKELGDYWVEVNRLENRANKQYRRMLADLFNVKKADPLTVMKHKDIIDALEATANGFEHVALTLEAIAVRES, encoded by the coding sequence GTGGGCTTTCGCCTCACCCCGCAGGACCCGACGTTCTACGCGCTGTTCGCCACCTCGGCCCAGCAGCTGGTCGAGGGTGCCCGCGAGCTGACCCTGCTGCTGGGGGCCGACGCCGACGAGCGCGAGGACATCCTGCGCCGGATGCACGACATCGAGGCCGCGTCCGACGAGGCCACGCACGAGATCATCCGCCGCGTCGCCGGCTCGTTCGTCACCCCGTTCGACCGGGCCGACATGCACACGCTGGCGATCGCGCTCGAGCAGTGCGTCGACCTGATGGAGGCCGCGGTCGACCTGATCGTGCTCTACCAGGTCGACGAGGTGCTGCCGCGGGTCGCCAAGCAGGTCGAGATCATCTCGCGGATGGCCGAGCTGACGGTCGACGCGATGCCCAGGATGCGCTCGCTGAAGGAGCTCGGCGACTACTGGGTCGAGGTGAACCGGCTCGAGAACCGCGCCAACAAGCAGTACCGCCGGATGCTGGCCGACCTCTTCAACGTCAAGAAGGCCGACCCCCTGACGGTGATGAAGCACAAGGACATCATCGACGCGCTCGAGGCCACCGCCAACGGCTTCGAGCACGTGGCGCTCACGCTCGAGGCGATCGCGGTCCGGGAGTCCTGA
- a CDS encoding inorganic phosphate transporter, giving the protein MDWWPVALVVVLAMGFTYTNGFHDAANAIATSVTTRALTPRIALGLGAVMNLLGAFAGMRVAETIGSDIVVVPTGATGIVLCVGALVGATGWNLLTWWRGLPSSSTHALVGGLGGAALAAGASVQWGSVRDKVAIPMVVSPVVGVVGGFLVMTAILWIFRRASPGPTARGFRYAQTVSAAAMAFGHGMQDATKTAGVVALALVAAGHQPADDPSVPLWVIALSAVVLSLGSAAGGWRIMRTLGRGIIHLDPPQGFAAEATAASVLYVATATGAPISTTHAITAAITGVGATRSAKAVRWGVARSIVLAWVLTFPGAGLAAALVYGLLSPLT; this is encoded by the coding sequence GTGGACTGGTGGCCCGTCGCGCTCGTCGTCGTCCTCGCGATGGGCTTCACCTACACCAACGGCTTCCACGACGCGGCGAACGCCATCGCGACCTCGGTGACGACGCGGGCCCTCACCCCGCGCATCGCGCTGGGTCTCGGGGCCGTGATGAACCTCCTCGGCGCGTTCGCCGGGATGCGCGTCGCCGAGACCATCGGCTCCGACATCGTGGTGGTGCCCACCGGGGCCACCGGGATCGTGCTGTGCGTCGGGGCCCTCGTGGGGGCCACCGGGTGGAACCTGCTGACCTGGTGGCGGGGGCTGCCCTCGTCGTCGACGCACGCCCTGGTGGGCGGGCTCGGGGGCGCGGCGCTGGCGGCCGGGGCGAGCGTGCAGTGGGGGAGCGTGCGCGACAAGGTCGCGATCCCGATGGTGGTGTCGCCGGTGGTGGGCGTCGTGGGCGGCTTCCTGGTGATGACCGCCATCCTGTGGATCTTCCGGCGGGCCTCGCCGGGGCCCACGGCGCGGGGCTTCCGGTACGCCCAGACGGTCTCGGCCGCGGCGATGGCGTTCGGGCACGGGATGCAGGACGCGACCAAGACGGCCGGCGTGGTGGCGCTCGCCCTGGTGGCGGCCGGGCACCAGCCGGCGGACGACCCCTCGGTGCCGCTGTGGGTGATCGCGCTGTCGGCGGTGGTGCTCAGCCTGGGCTCGGCGGCCGGGGGATGGCGGATCATGCGCACGCTCGGGCGCGGCATCATCCACCTCGACCCGCCGCAGGGCTTCGCGGCCGAGGCCACGGCGGCCTCGGTGCTGTACGTGGCGACGGCCACCGGCGCGCCCATCTCGACGACGCACGCCATCACCGCAGCCATCACCGGGGTGGGCGCGACGCGGTCGGCCAAGGCCGTGCGGTGGGGCGTGGCGCGCTCGATCGTGCTGGCCTGGGTGCTCACCTTCCCCGGGGCCGGGCTGGCCGCGGCGCTCGTCTACGGGCTGCTCTCGCCCCTCACCTGA
- a CDS encoding YihY/virulence factor BrkB family protein, protein MPDEGSAAAKAAHAPAPDADVKADSPTDVTQRGWRVVLRSSVAEFQRDQCTDLAAALTYYSVLSVAPGLLALVSLLGLVGQGQSTVDTMLGLLGQLGQGDVADTLRGPIADMVKSQAAGFTFVIGLLTALSSASGYVGAFGRALNRVYGVDEGRPIWKLRPLNLGVTLGLVLLGGLVLVGLVVTGPVTRAIGGVIGLGDQAASVWDIAKWPVILLVVMVMVALLYYFTPNVRQPSFRWVSPGAVLAILVWVLASVGFGFYVANFGKYDATYGSLGGVIVFLLWLWITNIALLLGAEVDAELERVRELEAGIPAERSLQLPPRDTSGSVKAKEKLEERVAAGRELRLASAGGGPREEQTPEAGRPVHLEPLPSQGARARTRA, encoded by the coding sequence ATGCCCGACGAGGGTTCGGCCGCAGCCAAGGCCGCTCACGCACCCGCCCCCGACGCCGACGTGAAGGCCGACTCCCCCACCGACGTGACCCAGCGGGGGTGGCGCGTCGTGCTGCGCTCGAGCGTCGCCGAGTTCCAGCGCGACCAGTGCACCGACCTGGCCGCCGCGCTCACCTACTACTCGGTGCTCTCGGTCGCCCCCGGGCTGCTGGCGCTGGTCTCGCTGCTCGGGCTCGTCGGCCAGGGGCAGAGCACCGTCGACACCATGCTCGGGCTGCTCGGGCAGCTCGGCCAGGGCGACGTCGCCGACACCCTGCGGGGGCCCATCGCGGACATGGTCAAGAGCCAGGCGGCTGGCTTCACCTTCGTCATCGGCCTGCTCACGGCCCTGTCGTCGGCGTCCGGCTACGTCGGGGCGTTCGGCCGGGCCCTGAACCGCGTGTACGGGGTCGACGAGGGGCGCCCGATCTGGAAGCTGCGCCCGCTCAACCTCGGCGTCACCCTGGGCCTCGTGCTGCTCGGCGGTCTCGTGCTCGTGGGGCTGGTCGTCACCGGGCCGGTCACCCGCGCGATCGGGGGCGTGATCGGTCTCGGCGACCAGGCGGCCTCCGTCTGGGACATCGCCAAGTGGCCGGTCATCCTGCTGGTGGTCATGGTGATGGTCGCGCTGCTCTACTACTTCACGCCCAACGTGCGGCAGCCGAGCTTCCGCTGGGTCTCGCCCGGCGCGGTGCTGGCCATCCTGGTGTGGGTGCTGGCGTCGGTCGGGTTCGGCTTCTACGTCGCGAACTTCGGCAAGTACGACGCCACCTACGGCTCCCTCGGCGGCGTCATCGTCTTCCTGCTGTGGCTGTGGATCACGAACATCGCGCTGCTGCTCGGGGCCGAGGTCGACGCCGAGCTCGAACGGGTGCGCGAGCTCGAGGCCGGCATCCCGGCGGAGCGCTCCCTGCAGCTGCCGCCGCGCGACACCAGCGGGTCGGTGAAGGCCAAGGAGAAGCTCGAGGAGCGCGTGGCCGCCGGCCGCGAGCTACGCCTGGCGTCGGCCGGCGGCGGGCCGCGCGAGGAGCAGACGCCGGAGGCCGGGCGGCCCGTCCACCTCGAGCCCCTCCCGTCCCAGGGGGCACGTGCGCGTACGCGGGCCTGA
- the pstC gene encoding phosphate ABC transporter permease subunit PstC, with protein MTTSITGRSAVDDDPSGPVGDRASTGRLGDRIFGGLALGSGLLVVGIVTLVGLFLLWQAVPSLMKNEANFLLSREWNPSGEHPRFGIVDLVWGTLVTSVIAMLIAVPLGVAVALFITQYAPRWLSRPAASTIDLLAAVPSIVYGFWGLKIAGDYFQPVADVLQRTLGWIPLFTNENISAKSTLAFAGVVLAIMILPIVTAISREVFAQVPTTHKEGALALGATQWEMIRVAVLPYGRPGVISAAMLGLGRALGETLAVLILLSTLNPNADWTFSIFNGGSTFASRIAQGAGEFDTPQKTGAYIAAGLVLFIVTFVVNAAARVVIERRKAFTE; from the coding sequence GTGACCACCTCCATCACCGGCCGCTCGGCCGTGGACGACGACCCCTCCGGACCCGTCGGCGACCGCGCCTCCACCGGCCGGCTCGGCGACCGGATCTTCGGCGGCCTGGCCCTGGGCTCCGGCCTGCTCGTCGTGGGCATCGTGACCCTGGTCGGTCTGTTCCTGCTGTGGCAGGCGGTCCCGTCGCTGATGAAGAACGAGGCGAACTTCCTCCTCTCCCGCGAGTGGAACCCCAGCGGCGAGCACCCGCGCTTCGGCATCGTCGACCTGGTGTGGGGCACGCTGGTCACGTCGGTCATCGCGATGCTGATCGCGGTCCCGCTGGGGGTGGCGGTGGCCCTGTTCATCACCCAGTACGCGCCCCGGTGGCTGTCGCGGCCCGCGGCCTCCACCATCGACCTGCTGGCGGCCGTCCCGTCGATCGTCTACGGCTTCTGGGGGCTGAAGATCGCCGGCGACTACTTCCAGCCCGTGGCCGACGTCCTGCAGCGGACCCTGGGCTGGATCCCGCTGTTCACCAACGAGAACATCAGCGCCAAGAGCACGTTGGCGTTCGCCGGCGTGGTCCTGGCGATCATGATCCTGCCGATCGTCACCGCCATCTCGCGTGAGGTCTTCGCGCAGGTGCCGACGACCCACAAGGAGGGCGCCCTCGCCCTGGGCGCGACCCAGTGGGAGATGATCCGCGTCGCCGTCCTGCCCTACGGCCGGCCCGGGGTCATCAGCGCCGCCATGCTGGGACTGGGCCGAGCGCTCGGTGAGACGCTCGCGGTGCTCATCCTGCTGTCCACCCTCAACCCCAACGCCGACTGGACCTTCTCGATCTTCAACGGCGGCTCGACCTTCGCGTCGCGGATCGCCCAGGGCGCCGGCGAGTTCGACACGCCGCAGAAGACCGGTGCCTACATCGCCGCCGGTCTCGTCCTCTTCATCGTGACCTTCGTCGTCAACGCCGCGGCCCGCGTGGTCATCGAGCGCAGGAAGGCCTTCACCGAATGA
- the pstB gene encoding phosphate ABC transporter ATP-binding protein PstB yields the protein MAKRIDVKDLDIYYGDFKAVEGVTMTVEPRSVTSFIGPSGCGKSTVLRTLNRMHEVIPGGRVDGSVMLDDEDLYASTVDPVAVRRTVGMVFQRPNPFPTMSIRDNVAAGLRLNGMKNKKKLDEVVERSLQGANLWNEVKDRLDKPGAGLSGGQQQRLCIARAIAVNPQVLLMDEPCSALDPISTLAIEDLINDLKSDFTIVIVTHNMQQAARVSDQTAFFNLKATGEPGRLVEVGDTQRIFSNPTEKATEDYISGRFG from the coding sequence ATGGCCAAGCGCATCGACGTCAAGGACCTCGACATCTACTACGGCGACTTCAAGGCCGTCGAGGGGGTGACGATGACGGTGGAGCCCCGCTCCGTCACCTCGTTCATCGGCCCCTCCGGCTGCGGCAAGTCGACCGTGCTCCGCACCCTGAACCGGATGCACGAGGTCATCCCCGGTGGCCGCGTCGACGGCTCGGTCATGCTCGACGACGAGGACCTCTACGCCTCCACGGTCGACCCGGTGGCGGTGCGTCGCACGGTCGGGATGGTCTTCCAGCGGCCGAACCCGTTCCCGACCATGTCCATCCGCGACAACGTCGCCGCCGGACTGAGGCTCAACGGGATGAAGAACAAGAAGAAGCTCGACGAGGTCGTCGAGCGCTCCCTCCAGGGCGCCAACCTCTGGAACGAGGTCAAGGACCGGCTCGACAAGCCGGGCGCGGGCCTCTCGGGCGGCCAGCAGCAGCGGCTGTGCATCGCGCGCGCCATCGCCGTGAACCCGCAGGTGCTGCTGATGGACGAGCCGTGCTCGGCCCTCGACCCCATCTCGACCCTGGCCATCGAGGACCTCATCAACGACCTGAAGTCCGACTTCACCATCGTCATCGTCACGCACAACATGCAGCAGGCGGCCCGCGTCTCGGACCAGACCGCGTTCTTCAACCTCAAGGCCACCGGTGAGCCCGGGCGGCTGGTCGAGGTCGGCGACACCCAGCGCATCTTCTCCAACCCCACCGAGAAGGCCACCGAGGACTACATCAGCGGCCGCTTCGGCTGA
- a CDS encoding serine/threonine-protein kinase — protein sequence MNRLQQDYCLGGRYLLDTRIASGGMGDVWAAHDGTLDRTVAVKVLRPLTDGEPVFARRFRDEALFTAGLRHPNIAQIYDYGEEDSLAYLVMELVPGEPLSTTVQREGAQSPEFVRSVMAQAALALGAAHEAGVVHRDVKPGNILVSPDGTVKLTDFGIARALDGSGHTRTGEVLGTPHYLSPEQAMGEAATGASDLYALGIVAHELLTGRRPFEKLTPVATALAQVNDPPPPLPAHVPPALRLLVEQCLAKAPSARPASARELGERLGSLDDVAVSGDAVPAVEVLGAAAEAEAIAVEAAEAPGGPAGTMFGPGPVHTPVPHRPAGAHRPAAATPIVRRVRGPRSTRVHWAWIPATGVLTVLATALVLAALR from the coding sequence GTGAACCGGCTCCAGCAGGACTACTGTCTGGGCGGTCGCTACCTGCTCGACACCCGGATCGCGTCCGGGGGGATGGGTGACGTCTGGGCCGCCCACGACGGCACCCTCGACCGCACGGTCGCCGTCAAGGTGCTGCGCCCCCTCACCGACGGGGAGCCCGTCTTCGCGCGCCGCTTCCGCGACGAGGCCCTCTTCACCGCCGGGCTGCGCCACCCGAACATCGCGCAGATCTACGACTACGGCGAGGAGGACTCGCTCGCGTACCTGGTGATGGAGCTCGTGCCGGGTGAGCCGTTGTCGACCACCGTGCAGCGTGAAGGCGCCCAGTCGCCCGAGTTCGTCCGGTCGGTGATGGCGCAGGCCGCCCTCGCTCTCGGCGCCGCGCACGAGGCCGGGGTCGTGCACCGTGACGTCAAGCCCGGCAACATCCTGGTGAGCCCCGACGGCACGGTGAAGCTCACTGACTTCGGCATCGCCCGAGCCCTCGACGGCTCCGGGCACACGCGCACGGGTGAGGTGCTGGGCACCCCGCACTATCTCTCTCCCGAGCAGGCGATGGGCGAGGCCGCGACCGGCGCCTCCGACCTCTACGCCCTCGGCATCGTGGCCCACGAGCTGCTCACCGGGCGAAGGCCTTTCGAGAAGCTGACGCCCGTGGCCACCGCCCTCGCCCAGGTGAACGACCCGCCCCCGCCGCTGCCGGCCCACGTGCCCCCGGCGCTGCGGCTGCTCGTCGAGCAGTGCCTGGCCAAGGCCCCCAGTGCGCGGCCGGCCAGCGCCCGCGAGCTCGGGGAGCGGCTGGGGTCCCTCGACGATGTCGCCGTCAGCGGGGATGCCGTCCCCGCGGTGGAGGTCCTGGGTGCCGCCGCCGAGGCGGAGGCCATCGCTGTAGAGGCCGCCGAGGCGCCCGGAGGTCCCGCGGGCACGATGTTCGGGCCCGGGCCGGTGCACACCCCCGTGCCGCACCGGCCGGCCGGTGCCCACCGGCCTGCCGCGGCGACGCCGATCGTGCGCCGCGTGCGCGGCCCGCGAAGCACCCGGGTGCACTGGGCATGGATCCCGGCGACCGGCGTCCTCACCGTGCTGGCCACCGCCCTGGTGCTGGCGGCCCTGCGGTGA
- the pstA gene encoding phosphate ABC transporter permease PstA, with the protein MSTVQLDHAAAPPAAGASPGGGLGEKSGGRAAKDLTARVLMWLAFAVAVLPLAWILGATLVKGGHMLLDATWWTNSQAGITSRRVGGGAVHAIQGTLVQALVTALMSVPVGVLTAVYLVEYGRGRLARVISFMVDILTGVPSIVAGLFIYALWVTTFGFQRVAFAVCLALTLLMIPTIVRSTEEMLKLVPSELREASYALGVPKWKTIMRVVVPTAFSGIVTGILLGLARVMGETAPLIILGPYTKVIATDLFNGLMATLPTMINQDRTEALQPAVDRVWGASLTLILIVFLLNLLGRVIGRFSKVKG; encoded by the coding sequence ATGAGCACCGTGCAGCTCGACCACGCCGCCGCCCCTCCGGCGGCCGGGGCGTCCCCCGGGGGCGGCCTCGGCGAGAAGTCCGGCGGCCGCGCAGCCAAGGACCTCACCGCCCGCGTCCTGATGTGGCTGGCGTTCGCCGTGGCCGTCCTCCCGCTGGCCTGGATCCTGGGCGCCACGCTCGTCAAGGGCGGCCACATGCTCCTCGACGCCACGTGGTGGACCAACAGCCAGGCTGGCATCACCTCGCGTCGGGTCGGCGGCGGGGCCGTGCACGCCATCCAGGGCACGCTCGTGCAGGCCCTGGTGACGGCGCTGATGTCGGTACCGGTCGGGGTGCTGACCGCCGTCTACCTCGTCGAGTACGGGCGCGGGCGCCTGGCCCGGGTCATCTCCTTCATGGTCGACATCCTGACCGGGGTGCCCTCGATCGTGGCCGGCCTCTTCATCTACGCGCTGTGGGTGACCACCTTCGGGTTCCAGCGGGTGGCGTTCGCCGTCTGCCTGGCCCTGACGCTGCTGATGATCCCCACGATCGTGCGCTCCACCGAGGAGATGCTCAAGCTGGTCCCCAGCGAGCTGCGCGAGGCGTCGTACGCGCTCGGCGTGCCGAAGTGGAAGACCATCATGCGCGTCGTGGTGCCCACGGCGTTCTCCGGCATCGTCACGGGGATCCTGCTCGGTCTGGCCCGGGTCATGGGCGAGACCGCGCCGCTGATCATCCTGGGGCCGTACACGAAGGTCATCGCCACCGACCTCTTCAACGGCCTGATGGCGACGCTGCCCACGATGATCAACCAGGACCGCACCGAGGCCCTCCAGCCGGCCGTCGACCGCGTGTGGGGCGCGTCCCTGACCCTCATCCTCATCGTCTTCCTCCTCAACCTGCTGGGCCGCGTCATCGGCCGGTTCAGCAAGGTCAAGGGCTGA